One window from the genome of Pararhizobium gei encodes:
- a CDS encoding GNAT family N-acetyltransferase, translated as MVSVRLAHEEEIVCLAAIGLAAWERAVSGLADAQGMRRVAELSFLSFLRSNWFSVSVIGTDGTVAGWAAREDRDGNISDLWIEPAVQRSGLGSALLADLESRILAEGFGAAIVKTHAQNAQAIGFFRKHGYSVSSLSTAYAPKLDRDVESIGMTKMLEEPVAQQNLQWF; from the coding sequence ATGGTCAGCGTTCGCCTTGCGCATGAAGAGGAGATTGTCTGTCTGGCGGCCATCGGCCTCGCGGCCTGGGAAAGGGCGGTGTCTGGTCTTGCCGACGCTCAGGGTATGCGCCGCGTCGCGGAATTGTCGTTCCTGTCCTTTCTAAGATCGAACTGGTTTTCCGTCAGCGTCATCGGGACTGATGGCACCGTTGCCGGATGGGCGGCACGCGAAGACCGCGATGGCAATATCTCCGATCTCTGGATAGAGCCCGCGGTCCAGCGAAGCGGTCTCGGCTCTGCACTGCTTGCAGATCTCGAAAGCAGGATACTGGCCGAGGGTTTTGGCGCCGCCATCGTCAAGACGCATGCGCAGAACGCGCAGGCGATCGGCTTCTTTCGCAAACATGGATATTCGGTCAGTTCGCTCTCAACGGCCTATGCGCCCAAACTCGACAGGGACGTGGAATCGATCGGCATGACAAAAATGCTGGAAGAGCCGGTCGCCCAGCAGAATCTGCAGTGGTTCTAA
- the gatB gene encoding Asp-tRNA(Asn)/Glu-tRNA(Gln) amidotransferase subunit GatB: MTLVDVRISEPKRYIPGATGDWEVIVGMEVHAQVTSNSKLFSGASTTFGNAPNSNVSLVDAAMPGMLPVINEECVKQAVRTGLGLKAQINKRSIFDRKNYFYPDLPQGYQISQFKDPIVGEGQIVISVGPDRQGQFEDVEIGIERLHLEQDAGKSMHDQSPTLSYVDLNRSGVALMEIVSKPDMRSSDEAKAYMTKLRSIVRYLGTCDGNMDEGSMRADVNVSVRRPGEGFGTRCEIKNVNSIRFIGQAIEYEARRQIAILEDGGSIDQETRLFDPGKGETRSMRSKEDAHDYRYFPDPDLLPLEFDDAFIEALKADLPELPDDKKERFVRDLGLSIYDASVLVSEKAIADYFEAVAAGRDGKIAANWVINDLLGALNKAGKGIEETPVSPVQLGGILDLIKSEVISGKIAKDLFEIVWNEGGDPAEIVEARGMKQVTDTGAIEKAVDEIIAANPDQVEKVKAKPSLAGWFVGQVMKATGGKANPQAVQALVKAKLGIED; encoded by the coding sequence ATGACCCTTGTCGATGTCCGCATTTCCGAACCGAAACGCTATATTCCCGGCGCGACCGGCGACTGGGAAGTGATCGTCGGGATGGAAGTGCACGCTCAGGTAACAAGCAATTCGAAGCTGTTTTCCGGTGCGTCCACGACCTTTGGCAATGCGCCGAATTCCAACGTGTCGCTTGTCGATGCGGCAATGCCCGGCATGCTGCCCGTGATCAACGAGGAATGTGTGAAGCAGGCAGTCCGCACCGGCCTCGGCCTGAAGGCCCAGATCAACAAGCGGTCGATCTTCGATCGTAAAAACTATTTCTATCCCGATCTGCCGCAAGGCTACCAGATCTCGCAGTTCAAGGATCCGATCGTCGGAGAGGGCCAGATCGTCATCTCCGTCGGTCCGGATCGTCAGGGGCAGTTCGAGGATGTGGAGATCGGCATCGAGCGGCTGCATCTGGAGCAGGATGCCGGCAAGTCGATGCACGACCAGAGCCCAACCCTGTCCTATGTCGATCTCAACCGGTCCGGTGTCGCGCTGATGGAGATCGTTTCCAAGCCCGACATGCGCTCGTCGGATGAAGCCAAGGCCTATATGACCAAGCTGCGCTCGATCGTGCGCTATCTCGGCACCTGCGACGGCAATATGGACGAAGGCTCGATGCGTGCCGACGTCAACGTCTCCGTGCGCCGTCCGGGCGAGGGTTTCGGCACGCGCTGCGAAATCAAGAACGTCAACTCGATCCGGTTCATCGGTCAGGCGATCGAATACGAGGCCCGCCGCCAGATCGCCATTCTCGAGGATGGCGGCTCGATCGATCAGGAAACCCGGTTGTTCGATCCGGGCAAGGGCGAGACCCGGTCGATGCGCTCGAAGGAAGATGCGCATGACTATCGCTACTTCCCCGATCCGGACCTTCTGCCGCTTGAATTCGACGATGCCTTCATCGAGGCTCTGAAGGCGGATCTGCCGGAACTTCCCGACGACAAGAAGGAGCGCTTCGTGCGCGATCTCGGCCTGTCGATCTACGACGCCTCCGTGCTCGTATCGGAAAAGGCGATCGCCGACTATTTCGAGGCCGTCGCAGCCGGTCGTGACGGCAAGATTGCCGCAAACTGGGTTATCAACGACTTGCTGGGCGCCTTGAACAAGGCCGGCAAAGGCATTGAAGAGACTCCCGTTTCGCCCGTTCAGCTGGGTGGCATTCTTGACCTCATCAAATCGGAAGTCATTTCCGGCAAGATCGCCAAGGACCTTTTCGAGATCGTCTGGAACGAAGGCGGAGACCCTGCGGAAATCGTTGAAGCCCGCGGTATGAAGCAGGTCACCGATACCGGCGCCATCGAAAAAGCCGTGGACGAAATCATCGCCGCCAACCCTGATCAGGTCGAGAAGGTCAAGGCCAAGCCGTCGCTTGCCGGCTGGTTCGTGGGACAGGTGATGAAGGCGACCGGAGGCAAGGCCAATCCGCAGGCCGTGCAGGCGCTGGTCAAGGCCAAGCTCGGGATCGAGGACTGA
- a CDS encoding GNAT family N-acetyltransferase — protein sequence MFFVRTASERDLAKVSALLGETWHATYDVLYGVDKVTELTEKWHSLPALKARLARKNAEFVVADSGKDIGGMGYAAMSETRTKTAVLHQLYVLPKFQRQGIGREMFAELETCFPDAEIMQLEVEPQNRQAIDFYQAHGFVKTGETASCGDAQSGIPAIVMEKPLNR from the coding sequence ATGTTCTTCGTCCGCACCGCCTCCGAACGCGATCTTGCCAAGGTGAGCGCGCTGCTCGGTGAAACCTGGCACGCGACCTACGACGTGCTCTATGGTGTCGACAAGGTCACGGAGTTGACCGAAAAATGGCATTCCCTGCCTGCGCTGAAGGCCCGGCTTGCCCGGAAGAACGCCGAATTCGTGGTGGCGGATAGCGGCAAGGACATCGGCGGCATGGGTTATGCCGCCATGTCGGAAACACGGACAAAAACTGCCGTGCTGCACCAGCTCTACGTGTTGCCGAAATTCCAGCGCCAGGGCATCGGGCGTGAGATGTTCGCGGAACTTGAAACCTGCTTTCCGGACGCAGAGATCATGCAGTTGGAAGTCGAGCCGCAGAACCGGCAGGCGATCGATTTCTATCAAGCCCACGGCTTTGTGAAAACCGGAGAGACGGCCAGTTGCGGGGATGCGCAATCGGGCATTCCGGCAATCGTGATGGAGAAGCCGCTGAACAGATGA